The nucleotide sequence TAAAGTTAAGGGAAGCCGAAAACGCTGGGAAGAAAGGCTTTAGGAATGAAAGGTTTTTCGATAGGTGAAGTTGAAAAAATTACAGGGATAAAATCTCATACTTTAAGATATTGGGAAGACAATATTCCCATCTTGCAGCCTAAAAAAGATTTGGGTGGAAGGCGTATTTACAGCTCCCATGATTTAGGAATCATCTATCGGCTGGATTATTTAATAAATAAAAAAAAGTACACGGTTGAAGGAGCTGCTGCCGAAATAATAAACCAAAGTGCAGCCCAAGGCTCCCTTACAGCTAAAATATCCGAGCTTAGGGATCAGCTTTTAGATATTTACGGAATTATACGGGAAGAAAAAAATGACTGAACAAAATAAACCATTTTACGAAGAATTTGTAAAAAAGAATGAGGCAAAAATTCA is from Treponema denticola and encodes:
- a CDS encoding MerR family transcriptional regulator, coding for MKGFSIGEVEKITGIKSHTLRYWEDNIPILQPKKDLGGRRIYSSHDLGIIYRLDYLINKKKYTVEGAAAEIINQSAAQGSLTAKISELRDQLLDIYGIIREEKND